The genomic region GAAAGCCGCGGCGACTAATAGTGGCTGTACCAGCAACTCGATCAAAGCGGTTGCTACCGGCGCCAACGTCAATGCCGATCACAACCCAGAGGTAGGCACACAGCGCCATGGCGGCCAGCCCGTAGAGCCCCATCACCAATCCCTGGGGCAGCCAAGCCAGCTCGGCGGGGTGGCCGATCGGCAGCAGGTCGGTGCCGAGATAGCTGGAGACACTGGTGAGCAGGAAGCCGATCCCGCCAGTGGTCACCACCAGGGCAACCAACACATTGGAAAGGCGCCTTGAGCCCAGCACCGGCAGCTCAAGCAAGGGGGCAGGAGCCTGGGGGGAGGCCATGACCTGGAACAAGCAATGGCGCCATCCTGACGGGTCGTCGGGGGAGCTGGGCGGATCGAGACCTAGCGCTCAGAAATGA from Cyanobium sp. Tous-M-B4 harbors:
- a CDS encoding photosystem I assembly protein Ycf4, whose amino-acid sequence is MASPQAPAPLLELPVLGSRRLSNVLVALVVTTGGIGFLLTSVSSYLGTDLLPIGHPAELAWLPQGLVMGLYGLAAMALCAYLWVVIGIDVGAGSNRFDRVAGTATISRRGFRQAITVDIPLREIQAVKVEVRDGLNPRRRLALKVQGRRDMPLTRVGEPMPLADLELSGAQLARFLGVPLEGV